In one window of Juglans regia cultivar Chandler chromosome 3, Walnut 2.0, whole genome shotgun sequence DNA:
- the LOC108986491 gene encoding protein PHYTOCHROME KINASE SUBSTRATE 4 has protein sequence MEGATAAKTFNDSLPQKTSDRGNKDASFSSSYLKPDEPINGKQDQRAVDGCSSTIVDEISIFDAHKYFNDSSNISAQKVSCNSRVLSRVFNVNVENLERGSERLDLSAALPGRFSSASSSVDGYTNGRNYGARSFHATTPTTSSEASWNSQTGLLSKPPGAISVSMQNVRHLDEKKVQGCGRTTARWFLGRKCPCSGKKSVQVREEKAPEPKTTPPPPPLLHHHDHPSTGPIMNLKRQSSKLENTLVAPNKWSQNSLFPSNLQVERAVVVASGRPFSSTNHGAGFTFPILNPSSLSSTAKSPLKLPVDIKAGGISIIEDPPRHSLEVFRPSHETISVNTNNSCKASQSFTFPASPKSRMNIDDEVASDASSDLFEIESFSTQTTSYPITSHRRDSLDEASIFDARRLAANGSFLFTRRSLEDPMTPSSISDIARRIECYEPSEASIDWSVTTAEGFDRASVANLSVVASDQFVDDETMIMQAGSDQRPDPEKRKRRLASASASASASTSGNGLLLSCRCEKAVSVGPNPVKCVSTTAEGHREGPPLSTKSSTSRHVGSRPPIANKPPLARSPSARVSLPLAT, from the coding sequence ATGGAAGGAGCAACAGCTGCCAAAACCTTTAATGACAGTTTACCTCAGAAAACATCCGACCGAGGAAACAAGGATGCCTCTTTCTCGTCCTCTTATCTCAAACCAGATGAGCCCATTAATGGCAAACAAGATCAGCGTGCTGTCGATGGATGTAGTAGTACTATAGTCGATGAGATTAGCATTTTTGACGCTCACAAGTATTTCAACGATTCGAGTAATATTAGCGCTCAGAAAGTTAGCTGCAATAGTAGAGTACTTTCCCGTGTGTTTAATGTCAATGTTGAGAATTTGGAACGTGGTTCGGAGCGATTAGATCTCTCAGCAGCTCTTCCTGGCAGATTCTCTTCTGCTTCGTCCTCCGTGGATGGCTATACTAATGGTAGAAACTACGGAGCTCGTTCTTTCCATGCCACAACTCCGACAACTTCATCGGAGGCCAGTTGGAACAGCCAAACTGGTCTCTTATCCAAGCCTCCTGGCGCAATTTCAGTTTCCATGCAGAATGTTCGTCATCTTGATGAGAAGAAAGTTCAAGGTTGTGGTAGAACTACTGCCAGATGGTTTTTAGGAAGAAAATGCCCCTGCTCAGGCAAGAAATCCGTTCAAGTACGCGAAGAAAAAGCACCAGAACCCAAAACcaccccaccaccaccaccattactGCACCACCATGATCACCCCAGCACAGGTCCAATCATGAATCTCAAAAGGCAGAGCTCCAAGTTAGAAAACACTTTGGTCGCACCCAACAAATGGAGCCAAAATAGTCTTTTTCCTTCAAATCTGCAGGTGGAGCGTGCTGTTGTGGTGGCCTCCGGGAGGCCCTTTAGTAGTACAAATCATGGTGCTGGCTTCACCTTTCCCATACTAAATCCGTCGTCATTGTCATCGACGGCGAAATCCCCACTAAAACTGCCAGTTGATATCAAAGCTGGAGGCATTAGTATTATTGAAGATCCACCTCGTCATTCCTTGGAAGTGTTCCGTCCCTCGCATGAAACTATCTCCGTTAATACTAATAATTCATGCAAGGCTAGCCAGAGTTTTACATTCCCAGCAAGTCCCAAGTCAAGaatgaatattgatgatgaaGTGGCAAGCGACGCCAGCTCCGACCTGTTTGAGATAGAGAGTTTCTCAACTCAGACCACTTCCTATCCGATAACATCCCACCGCAGAGATTCCCTGGACGAGGCCTCCATCTTTGATGCAAGACGATTGGCTGCTAACGGGTCTTTCTTGTTTACCAGGCGTAGCCTCGAGGATCCAATGACACCGTCCAGTATTAGTGATATTGCACGAAGAATCGAGTGCTACGAGCCTAGTGAGGCTAGCATTGATTGGAGCGTGACAACAGCTGAGGGTTTCGATCGAGCTAGCGTCGCAAACTTGTCAGTTGTCGCATCAGATCAATTTGTCGACGATGAGACAATGATTATGCAGGCCGGGAGTGATCAACGGCCCGacccagaaaaaagaaaacggagGTTGGCATCGGCATCGGCATCGGCATCAGCTTCGACATCTGGGAATGGGTTGTTGTTGAGCTGTCGATGCGAGAAGGCGGTGAGCGTGGGGCCAAACCCAGTGAAATGCGTGTCTACTACTGCTGAAGGACATAGGGAGGGTCCACCTCTGTCAACGAAGTCGTCCACATCGAGGCATGTGGGTAGTAGGCCACCCATCGCGAATAAGCCACCGCTTGCAAGGTCTCCCTCAGCACGAGTGTCTCTTCCTCTTGcaacatag
- the LOC108986496 gene encoding myb family transcription factor PHL7-like isoform X4 codes for MYHAKKFSMTSLVPHKGQGGGGEPVSTGAGVSGGCATVVIKNSTPAASAGGTGKQRLRWTSDLHDRFVDAISQLGGPDRATPKGVLRVMGVPGLTIYHVKSHLQKYRLAKYLPESPGDGFNDEKKSSGDSLSATDSSPGMQINEALRMQMEVQKRLHEQLEVQRQLQMRIEAQGKYLQKIIEEQQKIGGAPEASETSALDDDKQKTSHSESPGDDSAGPSSPQKKQMVDDGLTVGLASSATPKRDQNKEFVNHWDQELLWK; via the exons ATGTATCACGCAAAGAAATTCTCGATGACGAGTTTAGTGCCTCACAAAGGTCAAGGTGGAGGTGGTGAGCCGGTTTCAACGGGTGCTGGAGTCTCGGGGGGATGTGCTACTGTCGTGATAAAAAACTCAACGCCTGCTGCTTCTGCTGGGGGAACTGGGAAGCAACGTTTGCGCTGGACTTCCGACCTTCACGACCGTTTTGTCGACGCCATCAGTCAACTTGGCGGACCAGATA GGGCTACACCGAAAGGTGTTCTGAGAGTGATGGGTGTACCTGGACTTACCATCTATCATGTGAAAAGTCATTTACAG AAGTATCGCCTTGCAAAGTATCTTCCGGAATCTCCTGGTGATG GTTTTAATGATGAGAAGAAAAGTTCTGGAGACAGCCTTTCTGCCACAGATTCTTCACC GGGAATGCAAATTAATGAGGCACTGAGGATGCAAATGGAGGTTCAGAAGCGTCTTCATGAACAGCTTGAG GTACAAAGACAGTTGCAAATGAGAATAGAAGCTCAGGGAAAATACTTGCAGAAGATCATTGAGGAGCAGCAGAAAATAGGTGGTGCACCGGAAGCTTCTGAGACTTCCGCATTGGATGATGACAAACAAAAGACATCTCATTCAGAATCACCCGGTGATGATTCTGCAGGGCCCTCTTCTCCCCAGAAGAAACAAATGGTGGATGATGGACTTACAGTTGGCCTTGCCTCCTCAGCAACACCAAAACGTGATCAAAACAAAGAGTTTGTTAATCATTGGGATCAGGAACTTTTATGGAAGTGa
- the LOC108986496 gene encoding myb family transcription factor PHL7-like isoform X3, which produces MYHAKKFSMTSLVPHKGQGGGGEPVSTGAGVSGGCATVVIKNSTPAASAGGTGKQRLRWTSDLHDRFVDAISQLGGPDRATPKGVLRVMGVPGLTIYHVKSHLQKYRLAKYLPESPGDASGFNDEKKSSGDSLSATDSSPGMQINEALRMQMEVQKRLHEQLEVQRQLQMRIEAQGKYLQKIIEEQQKIGGAPEASETSALDDDKQKTSHSESPGDDSAGPSSPQKKQMVDDGLTVGLASSATPKRDQNKEFVNHWDQELLWK; this is translated from the exons ATGTATCACGCAAAGAAATTCTCGATGACGAGTTTAGTGCCTCACAAAGGTCAAGGTGGAGGTGGTGAGCCGGTTTCAACGGGTGCTGGAGTCTCGGGGGGATGTGCTACTGTCGTGATAAAAAACTCAACGCCTGCTGCTTCTGCTGGGGGAACTGGGAAGCAACGTTTGCGCTGGACTTCCGACCTTCACGACCGTTTTGTCGACGCCATCAGTCAACTTGGCGGACCAGATA GGGCTACACCGAAAGGTGTTCTGAGAGTGATGGGTGTACCTGGACTTACCATCTATCATGTGAAAAGTCATTTACAG AAGTATCGCCTTGCAAAGTATCTTCCGGAATCTCCTGGTGATG CTTCAGGTTTTAATGATGAGAAGAAAAGTTCTGGAGACAGCCTTTCTGCCACAGATTCTTCACC GGGAATGCAAATTAATGAGGCACTGAGGATGCAAATGGAGGTTCAGAAGCGTCTTCATGAACAGCTTGAG GTACAAAGACAGTTGCAAATGAGAATAGAAGCTCAGGGAAAATACTTGCAGAAGATCATTGAGGAGCAGCAGAAAATAGGTGGTGCACCGGAAGCTTCTGAGACTTCCGCATTGGATGATGACAAACAAAAGACATCTCATTCAGAATCACCCGGTGATGATTCTGCAGGGCCCTCTTCTCCCCAGAAGAAACAAATGGTGGATGATGGACTTACAGTTGGCCTTGCCTCCTCAGCAACACCAAAACGTGATCAAAACAAAGAGTTTGTTAATCATTGGGATCAGGAACTTTTATGGAAGTGa
- the LOC108986496 gene encoding myb family transcription factor PHL7-like isoform X2 — translation MYHAKKFSMTSLVPHKGQGGGGEPVSTGAGVSGGCATVVIKNSTPAASAGGTGKQRLRWTSDLHDRFVDAISQLGGPDRATPKGVLRVMGVPGLTIYHVKSHLQKYRLAKYLPESPGDGKGFNDEKKSSGDSLSATDSSPGMQINEALRMQMEVQKRLHEQLEVQRQLQMRIEAQGKYLQKIIEEQQKIGGAPEASETSALDDDKQKTSHSESPGDDSAGPSSPQKKQMVDDGLTVGLASSATPKRDQNKEFVNHWDQELLWK, via the exons ATGTATCACGCAAAGAAATTCTCGATGACGAGTTTAGTGCCTCACAAAGGTCAAGGTGGAGGTGGTGAGCCGGTTTCAACGGGTGCTGGAGTCTCGGGGGGATGTGCTACTGTCGTGATAAAAAACTCAACGCCTGCTGCTTCTGCTGGGGGAACTGGGAAGCAACGTTTGCGCTGGACTTCCGACCTTCACGACCGTTTTGTCGACGCCATCAGTCAACTTGGCGGACCAGATA GGGCTACACCGAAAGGTGTTCTGAGAGTGATGGGTGTACCTGGACTTACCATCTATCATGTGAAAAGTCATTTACAG AAGTATCGCCTTGCAAAGTATCTTCCGGAATCTCCTGGTGATGGTAAAG GTTTTAATGATGAGAAGAAAAGTTCTGGAGACAGCCTTTCTGCCACAGATTCTTCACC GGGAATGCAAATTAATGAGGCACTGAGGATGCAAATGGAGGTTCAGAAGCGTCTTCATGAACAGCTTGAG GTACAAAGACAGTTGCAAATGAGAATAGAAGCTCAGGGAAAATACTTGCAGAAGATCATTGAGGAGCAGCAGAAAATAGGTGGTGCACCGGAAGCTTCTGAGACTTCCGCATTGGATGATGACAAACAAAAGACATCTCATTCAGAATCACCCGGTGATGATTCTGCAGGGCCCTCTTCTCCCCAGAAGAAACAAATGGTGGATGATGGACTTACAGTTGGCCTTGCCTCCTCAGCAACACCAAAACGTGATCAAAACAAAGAGTTTGTTAATCATTGGGATCAGGAACTTTTATGGAAGTGa
- the LOC108986496 gene encoding myb family transcription factor PHL7-like isoform X1 produces MYHAKKFSMTSLVPHKGQGGGGEPVSTGAGVSGGCATVVIKNSTPAASAGGTGKQRLRWTSDLHDRFVDAISQLGGPDRATPKGVLRVMGVPGLTIYHVKSHLQKYRLAKYLPESPGDGKASGFNDEKKSSGDSLSATDSSPGMQINEALRMQMEVQKRLHEQLEVQRQLQMRIEAQGKYLQKIIEEQQKIGGAPEASETSALDDDKQKTSHSESPGDDSAGPSSPQKKQMVDDGLTVGLASSATPKRDQNKEFVNHWDQELLWK; encoded by the exons ATGTATCACGCAAAGAAATTCTCGATGACGAGTTTAGTGCCTCACAAAGGTCAAGGTGGAGGTGGTGAGCCGGTTTCAACGGGTGCTGGAGTCTCGGGGGGATGTGCTACTGTCGTGATAAAAAACTCAACGCCTGCTGCTTCTGCTGGGGGAACTGGGAAGCAACGTTTGCGCTGGACTTCCGACCTTCACGACCGTTTTGTCGACGCCATCAGTCAACTTGGCGGACCAGATA GGGCTACACCGAAAGGTGTTCTGAGAGTGATGGGTGTACCTGGACTTACCATCTATCATGTGAAAAGTCATTTACAG AAGTATCGCCTTGCAAAGTATCTTCCGGAATCTCCTGGTGATGGTAAAG CTTCAGGTTTTAATGATGAGAAGAAAAGTTCTGGAGACAGCCTTTCTGCCACAGATTCTTCACC GGGAATGCAAATTAATGAGGCACTGAGGATGCAAATGGAGGTTCAGAAGCGTCTTCATGAACAGCTTGAG GTACAAAGACAGTTGCAAATGAGAATAGAAGCTCAGGGAAAATACTTGCAGAAGATCATTGAGGAGCAGCAGAAAATAGGTGGTGCACCGGAAGCTTCTGAGACTTCCGCATTGGATGATGACAAACAAAAGACATCTCATTCAGAATCACCCGGTGATGATTCTGCAGGGCCCTCTTCTCCCCAGAAGAAACAAATGGTGGATGATGGACTTACAGTTGGCCTTGCCTCCTCAGCAACACCAAAACGTGATCAAAACAAAGAGTTTGTTAATCATTGGGATCAGGAACTTTTATGGAAGTGa
- the LOC108986496 gene encoding myb family transcription factor PHL7-like isoform X6, which translates to MYHAKKFSMTSLVPHKGQGGGGEPVSTGAGVSGGCATVVIKNSTPAASAGGTGKQRLRWTSDLHDRFVDAISQLGGPDSGGYTERCSESDGCTWTYHLSCEKSFTGFNDEKKSSGDSLSATDSSPGMQINEALRMQMEVQKRLHEQLEVQRQLQMRIEAQGKYLQKIIEEQQKIGGAPEASETSALDDDKQKTSHSESPGDDSAGPSSPQKKQMVDDGLTVGLASSATPKRDQNKEFVNHWDQELLWK; encoded by the exons ATGTATCACGCAAAGAAATTCTCGATGACGAGTTTAGTGCCTCACAAAGGTCAAGGTGGAGGTGGTGAGCCGGTTTCAACGGGTGCTGGAGTCTCGGGGGGATGTGCTACTGTCGTGATAAAAAACTCAACGCCTGCTGCTTCTGCTGGGGGAACTGGGAAGCAACGTTTGCGCTGGACTTCCGACCTTCACGACCGTTTTGTCGACGCCATCAGTCAACTTGGCGGACCAGATAGtgg GGGCTACACCGAAAGGTGTTCTGAGAGTGATGGGTGTACCTGGACTTACCATCTATCATGTGAAAAGTCATTTACAG GTTTTAATGATGAGAAGAAAAGTTCTGGAGACAGCCTTTCTGCCACAGATTCTTCACC GGGAATGCAAATTAATGAGGCACTGAGGATGCAAATGGAGGTTCAGAAGCGTCTTCATGAACAGCTTGAG GTACAAAGACAGTTGCAAATGAGAATAGAAGCTCAGGGAAAATACTTGCAGAAGATCATTGAGGAGCAGCAGAAAATAGGTGGTGCACCGGAAGCTTCTGAGACTTCCGCATTGGATGATGACAAACAAAAGACATCTCATTCAGAATCACCCGGTGATGATTCTGCAGGGCCCTCTTCTCCCCAGAAGAAACAAATGGTGGATGATGGACTTACAGTTGGCCTTGCCTCCTCAGCAACACCAAAACGTGATCAAAACAAAGAGTTTGTTAATCATTGGGATCAGGAACTTTTATGGAAGTGa
- the LOC108986496 gene encoding myb family transcription factor PHL7-like isoform X5, whose translation MYHAKKFSMTSLVPHKGQGGGGEPVSTGAGVSGGCATVVIKNSTPAASAGGTGKQRLRWTSDLHDRFVDAISQLGGPDSGGYTERCSESDGCTWTYHLSCEKSFTASGFNDEKKSSGDSLSATDSSPGMQINEALRMQMEVQKRLHEQLEVQRQLQMRIEAQGKYLQKIIEEQQKIGGAPEASETSALDDDKQKTSHSESPGDDSAGPSSPQKKQMVDDGLTVGLASSATPKRDQNKEFVNHWDQELLWK comes from the exons ATGTATCACGCAAAGAAATTCTCGATGACGAGTTTAGTGCCTCACAAAGGTCAAGGTGGAGGTGGTGAGCCGGTTTCAACGGGTGCTGGAGTCTCGGGGGGATGTGCTACTGTCGTGATAAAAAACTCAACGCCTGCTGCTTCTGCTGGGGGAACTGGGAAGCAACGTTTGCGCTGGACTTCCGACCTTCACGACCGTTTTGTCGACGCCATCAGTCAACTTGGCGGACCAGATAGtgg GGGCTACACCGAAAGGTGTTCTGAGAGTGATGGGTGTACCTGGACTTACCATCTATCATGTGAAAAGTCATTTACAG CTTCAGGTTTTAATGATGAGAAGAAAAGTTCTGGAGACAGCCTTTCTGCCACAGATTCTTCACC GGGAATGCAAATTAATGAGGCACTGAGGATGCAAATGGAGGTTCAGAAGCGTCTTCATGAACAGCTTGAG GTACAAAGACAGTTGCAAATGAGAATAGAAGCTCAGGGAAAATACTTGCAGAAGATCATTGAGGAGCAGCAGAAAATAGGTGGTGCACCGGAAGCTTCTGAGACTTCCGCATTGGATGATGACAAACAAAAGACATCTCATTCAGAATCACCCGGTGATGATTCTGCAGGGCCCTCTTCTCCCCAGAAGAAACAAATGGTGGATGATGGACTTACAGTTGGCCTTGCCTCCTCAGCAACACCAAAACGTGATCAAAACAAAGAGTTTGTTAATCATTGGGATCAGGAACTTTTATGGAAGTGa